From a single Planococcus shenhongbingii genomic region:
- a CDS encoding SDR family NAD(P)-dependent oxidoreductase yields MLKSFSLEGKTAIVTGAGKGIGKAIALAVAEAGANLMLVARTESDLVAVQKEIGNGRTAYIVADITVREQIQNAVEKTIEQFGAIDVLVNNAGMNIRSSLADASDDEWHKIMDTNAHSVFMFSQEAVKKMKGGGSIINISSVGGERALKTGVVYAASKAAIIQMTKVMAMEWGPQNIRVNAIGPWYFKTPLTEKLLSDQDYLDSILAVTPMKRVGELPEVATPVVFLASEAASYITGQTLFVDGGMTIHGFS; encoded by the coding sequence ATGTTGAAGTCATTTAGTTTAGAAGGCAAAACGGCTATCGTGACCGGTGCTGGTAAAGGGATCGGCAAGGCGATTGCATTAGCGGTGGCGGAAGCGGGAGCAAATTTGATGCTGGTCGCACGCACAGAATCGGATCTCGTGGCGGTGCAAAAAGAAATCGGCAACGGCCGGACGGCTTATATCGTTGCAGATATAACAGTACGGGAACAAATTCAAAACGCCGTGGAAAAGACAATTGAACAATTCGGCGCCATTGATGTCCTCGTCAATAATGCAGGCATGAACATCCGCTCATCCTTGGCAGATGCAAGCGACGATGAATGGCATAAGATCATGGATACCAATGCCCATAGCGTTTTTATGTTCTCGCAGGAAGCCGTTAAGAAAATGAAAGGGGGCGGTTCCATCATCAACATCAGTTCTGTAGGCGGGGAGCGTGCGCTGAAAACGGGCGTTGTTTATGCAGCTTCAAAAGCGGCCATCATTCAAATGACCAAAGTGATGGCTATGGAATGGGGGCCTCAAAATATCCGGGTCAATGCGATTGGGCCTTGGTATTTTAAAACGCCGTTAACGGAGAAGTTATTAAGCGATCAGGATTATTTGGATTCGATTCTTGCAGTGACGCCGATGAAACGGGTTGGGGAATTGCCTGAAGTAGCAACTCCTGTGGTATTCCTGGCTTCAGAGGCAGCGAGCTACATAACCGGCCAAACCTTGTTTGTGGACGGTGGCATGACCATTCACGGTTTTTCATAA
- a CDS encoding carboxypeptidase M32, with protein sequence MTLEQQFVEHAGKMRAYQEALALLYWDLRTGAPKKGVDLRSETIGTLSSELFALSTSDAFGELLSALEAEKDGLVPVMRRSVEESRKEYDLSKKIPPEEYREFVVLQSKAESVWEDAKAAGDFSMFEPYLEKLVATTKKMIGYWGEKNGSAYNTLLDQYEPGMTTEILDKVFGELRERIIALVQKIADSEHKPQTGFLFGHFPKEAQRDFSYEILGQLGYDFEAGRLDETVHPFMTNINRKDIRVTTKYDEKDFRTAVFGTIHECGHALYEQNLGEELSGLPVETGASMGIHESQSLFFENFVGRNDKFWNKNFELLKQYAPEQFKGIEVADYWRAINESKPSLIRIEADELTYALHIMIRYELEKGLFNGDLEVKDLPRLWNDKYEEYLGIRPSNDAEGVLQDVHWAGASFGYFPSYALGYIYAAQFKNAMLKDLPDYDELLEQGDVTPIREWLTENIHKHGAVKKPLEILQDATGEGLNAEHLASYLEQKYTKIYQLN encoded by the coding sequence ATGACGCTCGAACAACAATTTGTGGAACATGCGGGAAAAATGCGTGCTTATCAGGAAGCCCTTGCGTTATTGTATTGGGATCTTCGTACTGGCGCACCGAAAAAAGGCGTCGATCTGCGTTCAGAGACAATCGGAACTTTATCGTCTGAATTATTTGCGCTGTCGACTTCAGACGCTTTCGGCGAACTGCTTTCTGCATTGGAAGCGGAAAAAGATGGGTTAGTTCCCGTGATGCGCCGTTCCGTGGAAGAATCACGAAAAGAGTATGACTTAAGCAAAAAGATTCCGCCTGAAGAGTACAGGGAATTTGTTGTTTTGCAGTCCAAAGCGGAATCTGTATGGGAAGATGCAAAAGCTGCCGGAGATTTTTCCATGTTTGAGCCTTACTTGGAGAAGTTGGTTGCGACCACGAAAAAAATGATCGGTTATTGGGGCGAGAAAAACGGCAGCGCTTATAACACATTGCTTGATCAATACGAACCAGGCATGACGACGGAAATCCTGGACAAAGTTTTTGGTGAACTGCGTGAACGCATTATTGCGCTTGTCCAAAAAATTGCCGATTCCGAACACAAGCCCCAAACCGGTTTTCTTTTCGGCCATTTTCCGAAAGAAGCACAGCGGGATTTCAGCTATGAAATCCTTGGCCAATTAGGCTATGATTTCGAAGCCGGCCGACTTGATGAAACGGTTCATCCGTTCATGACCAATATCAACCGGAAAGATATCCGGGTGACGACGAAATACGATGAAAAAGATTTCCGCACCGCCGTATTTGGTACGATCCATGAATGCGGGCATGCTTTATACGAACAGAACCTCGGTGAAGAATTGTCTGGGCTGCCGGTGGAAACCGGTGCTTCAATGGGCATTCATGAATCCCAATCGCTGTTTTTCGAGAACTTTGTCGGACGCAACGATAAGTTCTGGAACAAAAATTTTGAGCTTTTAAAACAATACGCACCGGAGCAGTTCAAGGGCATTGAAGTTGCCGATTACTGGCGCGCCATTAATGAATCGAAGCCATCGCTGATTCGCATCGAAGCGGATGAACTGACGTATGCACTTCATATTATGATCCGCTATGAGCTGGAAAAAGGGCTGTTTAATGGAGACTTGGAAGTTAAAGATCTGCCGCGGCTGTGGAACGATAAATACGAAGAGTATTTGGGGATCCGCCCGTCGAATGATGCGGAAGGCGTTTTGCAGGACGTTCACTGGGCAGGCGCAAGTTTCGGTTATTTCCCTTCGTATGCACTCGGCTATATTTATGCGGCGCAATTCAAAAACGCCATGCTAAAGGATTTACCGGATTATGATGAGTTGCTGGAGCAAGGCGATGTTACACCGATCCGTGAATGGCTGACTGAAAATATCCACAAGCACGGAGCTGTTAAGAAACCGCTCGAAATTTTGCAGGATGCAACCGGAGAAGGCTTGAATGCGGAGCATCTGGCCAGCTACCTGGAGCAGAAGTATACGAAAATTTATCAGCTGAATTAA
- a CDS encoding ATP-dependent DNA helicase, translating into MRQPIPFPLSKDKTFFESLNDWIGDVFYDELPEKGFDLRDEQIFMAFQIEQALKEKSVLFAEAGVGTGKTLAYLLPAIAYARYTGKPALISCADETLIEQLVKKGGDIDRLNDLFDLKLDVRLAKSRDQYLCLQRFEGAQKRSDADFLYDIEDSLPEFVNKTFSMQNTYPYGERSSYPDVTDEEWQQVNYHPIQNCQACELRNKCGQTIHRNHYRQATDLVICSHDFLMEHIWTKETRTREGQTPLLPDYSLVVLDEGHLLEFAAQRALTYEVQEMTLLNVTERVMVDGVREKTLRLIEQTIDLHNDFFRELRKNTIASHEDRKGIRKTAELLGLGRELVDTINELLEEFVFEGELYTIPEYDLKLAEEYFELYTFSMKLFIEEGDAINWLEVKDEIETLVIMPRLVTDILDEKFFDGKVPIIFSSATLSIQKDFTYIADSLGIDDFQSFSVPSPFDYEDVMKVFKHPLKQTDKFGRVYDLFSTGDQTLVLFKSKMDMDNFKRSLPLDHQYRIEFEGDRELSTVVKEFQEGKFQVLCSYHLWEGLDLPGEALTKVIIVDLPFPPQDPVFEAKRKFSTNPLEEIDLPFMQLRIQQGIGRLIRTSNDYGEIHLLLNEEELVVEHLWNQILPVPAENF; encoded by the coding sequence ATGAGACAGCCTATACCATTTCCATTAAGTAAAGATAAAACATTTTTTGAATCGCTCAACGATTGGATCGGTGACGTGTTTTACGACGAATTGCCGGAAAAAGGCTTTGATTTGCGTGATGAACAAATCTTTATGGCATTCCAGATTGAACAGGCGTTAAAAGAAAAATCGGTGCTTTTCGCTGAAGCTGGAGTCGGCACTGGGAAAACCTTGGCTTATTTGCTGCCTGCGATTGCTTACGCCCGCTATACCGGCAAACCGGCATTGATTTCCTGTGCGGATGAAACGCTGATTGAACAGCTTGTGAAAAAAGGCGGGGATATCGACCGGTTGAACGATTTGTTCGATTTAAAACTGGATGTCCGCCTGGCAAAATCACGCGATCAATATTTATGTCTGCAGCGCTTTGAAGGTGCACAAAAACGCAGCGACGCTGATTTTTTGTACGATATTGAAGACAGCCTTCCTGAATTCGTCAACAAAACTTTTTCGATGCAGAATACCTATCCTTACGGGGAACGCTCGAGTTATCCCGATGTGACGGATGAAGAATGGCAGCAAGTCAATTACCATCCTATCCAAAATTGCCAGGCTTGCGAACTCCGCAATAAATGCGGCCAGACCATCCACCGCAACCATTACCGCCAAGCGACCGACCTGGTTATCTGCTCGCACGATTTCCTGATGGAGCATATCTGGACAAAAGAAACACGCACGCGTGAAGGACAGACGCCGCTATTGCCGGATTATTCTCTGGTGGTTCTTGATGAAGGGCATTTGCTGGAATTCGCCGCTCAACGGGCGTTGACTTACGAAGTGCAGGAAATGACGCTTTTAAATGTCACTGAACGCGTCATGGTTGATGGAGTAAGAGAAAAAACCTTGAGATTGATTGAACAAACGATTGATTTGCACAATGACTTTTTCCGCGAACTGCGCAAAAATACCATCGCAAGCCATGAAGACCGCAAAGGAATACGAAAGACCGCCGAATTATTGGGGCTAGGCCGTGAGCTGGTCGACACAATCAACGAGCTGCTGGAGGAATTTGTGTTCGAAGGAGAACTTTATACCATTCCGGAATACGATTTAAAGCTGGCGGAAGAATATTTCGAACTTTATACGTTTTCGATGAAATTGTTTATTGAAGAAGGCGATGCCATCAACTGGCTTGAAGTGAAAGATGAAATCGAGACATTGGTCATTATGCCGCGTCTCGTCACGGATATCCTGGATGAAAAATTCTTTGATGGCAAAGTGCCGATCATTTTTTCTTCCGCAACATTGTCCATTCAAAAAGATTTTACGTATATTGCGGACAGCTTAGGAATAGACGATTTCCAATCATTTTCAGTGCCGTCTCCATTTGATTATGAAGACGTCATGAAAGTATTCAAACATCCTTTGAAGCAGACCGATAAGTTCGGCCGTGTCTATGATTTATTTTCAACAGGGGACCAGACGCTTGTCTTGTTCAAATCAAAAATGGACATGGACAATTTTAAGCGTTCATTGCCGCTTGACCATCAATACCGCATTGAATTCGAAGGGGATCGGGAACTATCGACAGTTGTGAAAGAATTCCAGGAAGGCAAATTCCAAGTGCTGTGTTCGTATCACCTGTGGGAAGGCCTTGATTTACCTGGTGAAGCGTTGACAAAAGTCATCATTGTCGATTTGCCATTTCCGCCGCAGGATCCTGTTTTCGAAGCGAAACGCAAATTCAGCACTAATCCGCTTGAGGAAATTGATTTGCCGTTTATGCAGCTGCGCATTCAGCAAGGCATCGGCCGATTGATCCGCACTTCGAACGATTATGGAGAAATCCATTTATTGTTGAATGAGGAAGAATTGGTTGTCGAGCATTTGTGGAATCAGATTTTGCCGGTTCCTGCAGAAAATTTTTAA
- a CDS encoding THUMP domain-containing class I SAM-dependent RNA methyltransferase — protein MSKFKLLATAAMGLESIVADEVKELGYQTQTENGKVFFEGDERDIAKANLWLRTADRVKIIAGEFNAYSFDELFERTKEIEWEKFLPVDANFPVQGKSVKSKLYSVPDCQSIVKKAIVERLKKAYKRNSFLDESGARFKIEVSILKDKVQLSIDTSGAGLHKRGYRLDQGEAPLKETLAAALVKLSRWTPDRPFVDPFCGSGTIVIEAAMIGQNIAPGYNRDFDSEEWPWMKQQIWDDVRAEAEELANYDQPLNILGTDIDHRMIKVAEENAREAGFADIIQFQQRQVKDFVTHEENGVVVGNPPYGERIGEVEVIEQMISDMGQIFSKHPTWSIYILSSMEKFETHYGQPATKKRKLFNGFIRTDLFQFWGERPKNK, from the coding sequence ATGAGTAAGTTTAAACTGTTAGCAACTGCTGCAATGGGTCTTGAATCGATTGTAGCGGACGAAGTAAAAGAATTGGGATACCAGACACAAACAGAGAACGGCAAGGTCTTTTTTGAAGGAGACGAACGGGATATCGCAAAAGCGAATCTATGGCTGCGCACTGCAGACCGCGTAAAAATCATTGCCGGTGAATTTAATGCTTATTCGTTTGATGAATTATTCGAACGCACAAAAGAAATTGAGTGGGAAAAATTCCTTCCGGTCGATGCGAATTTTCCGGTCCAAGGAAAATCGGTTAAATCGAAGCTTTACAGCGTGCCGGATTGCCAGTCGATTGTGAAAAAAGCGATTGTGGAACGATTGAAAAAAGCTTATAAACGAAACTCGTTCTTAGATGAATCTGGAGCCCGTTTTAAAATTGAAGTCTCCATTTTAAAAGATAAAGTCCAATTGTCGATCGACACAAGCGGAGCCGGCCTGCATAAGCGCGGATACCGCTTAGACCAAGGGGAAGCGCCATTGAAAGAAACGTTGGCGGCAGCTTTAGTGAAGCTTTCAAGATGGACACCGGACCGGCCGTTTGTAGATCCTTTCTGTGGATCCGGGACGATAGTCATTGAAGCAGCGATGATCGGCCAAAATATTGCACCAGGCTATAACCGCGATTTTGACAGTGAAGAATGGCCATGGATGAAACAGCAAATCTGGGATGATGTCCGTGCAGAAGCGGAGGAATTGGCGAATTACGACCAACCGCTGAATATCCTCGGCACCGATATCGATCATCGCATGATCAAAGTAGCGGAGGAAAATGCCCGGGAAGCCGGATTCGCCGATATCATTCAATTCCAGCAGCGCCAAGTGAAAGACTTTGTGACGCATGAAGAAAATGGCGTTGTTGTCGGGAACCCGCCGTACGGAGAGCGGATTGGTGAAGTAGAAGTGATTGAACAGATGATCAGTGATATGGGCCAGATCTTTTCCAAACACCCGACTTGGTCGATTTACATCTTGTCATCGATGGAAAAATTCGAGACGCATTACGGTCAGCCAGCAACTAAAAAACGAAAATTATTCAATGGTTTTATTCGCACAGATTTGTTCCAATTCTGGGGAGAACGGCCAAAAAATAAATGA
- the gpsB gene encoding cell division regulator GpsB, which translates to MDNKFTAKDILEKDFKTGMRGYNQDEVDHFLDEIIQDYEIFSKKIEQLQNENKRLRAELEEAPRRQAAPAPGTTNFDILRRLSHLENHVFGNKLNNK; encoded by the coding sequence ATGGACAATAAATTCACAGCAAAAGACATTTTAGAAAAAGATTTTAAAACTGGGATGCGCGGCTATAATCAAGACGAAGTAGACCATTTTTTAGATGAAATTATTCAAGACTACGAGATTTTTTCGAAAAAAATCGAACAGCTTCAAAACGAGAACAAACGCTTGCGTGCAGAACTGGAAGAAGCGCCGAGAAGACAGGCCGCTCCGGCTCCGGGTACAACAAATTTTGATATTTTGCGCCGATTGTCTCATCTTGAAAACCACGTATTCGGCAATAAATTGAACAACAAGTAA
- a CDS encoding ribonuclease H-like domain-containing protein, protein MSFENKLLQMKGMLKKQPAKKQPARAVERPLYEKEWRKIGLELKENKFGFVYEKKIHYPLHQIHGKVQLDELNRVLAAWEQTPFEHPFKLKQGDPIVFFDTETTGLSGTGAYIFLIGLLVQKEDHFEMTQYIMPDPSHEAAFLYETGLWRDEEPIIFSYNGKSFDWPQLTSRWTMHRQVLPKLPTPQQIDLFHGTKRIWKNELARMKLSTIEEEKLGFIREGDVPGYLIPPIYLDAVKSGFPDGLAKVLYHNELDILSLVSLYVLSSDLLMQDLLSETSGAYTNIGKWYADLKQFDQSAAYLEHVTQQRGSSAAFARFLLAIQKKRNGQHEEAVQLFKEAAPHLRGAVEVEAWIHAAKLYEHQLGNLDQAIIMAGFAKEAIQHTKVRNSLIQDIDKRLLRLEGKKRKKRPEVAQN, encoded by the coding sequence ATGTCTTTTGAAAATAAGCTTCTCCAGATGAAAGGCATGCTGAAAAAGCAGCCGGCTAAGAAACAGCCAGCGAGAGCGGTCGAACGCCCGCTTTACGAAAAGGAATGGCGTAAGATCGGACTAGAGCTGAAAGAAAATAAATTCGGTTTTGTCTATGAGAAAAAAATACATTACCCTCTTCATCAAATACATGGCAAAGTGCAATTAGATGAATTGAACCGGGTTTTGGCCGCGTGGGAACAGACGCCGTTTGAACATCCGTTCAAGCTGAAGCAAGGAGACCCGATTGTCTTTTTTGACACGGAAACGACCGGGCTCAGCGGAACTGGAGCCTATATTTTTCTGATTGGCTTGCTGGTCCAAAAAGAGGATCATTTTGAAATGACACAGTATATTATGCCGGACCCTTCGCACGAAGCGGCGTTTTTGTATGAGACCGGCTTATGGCGCGATGAGGAACCGATTATTTTTTCCTATAACGGCAAAAGCTTTGACTGGCCGCAATTGACGTCCAGATGGACGATGCACCGCCAAGTATTGCCGAAGCTGCCGACTCCGCAGCAAATAGATTTGTTCCATGGCACAAAACGGATTTGGAAAAACGAATTGGCACGCATGAAACTAAGCACGATTGAAGAAGAAAAACTTGGTTTTATCCGTGAAGGAGACGTGCCAGGCTATTTGATTCCGCCGATTTATCTGGATGCGGTGAAAAGCGGTTTTCCAGATGGCTTGGCAAAAGTCCTGTACCATAATGAACTCGATATATTATCGCTCGTGTCATTATACGTATTGTCTTCAGATTTGCTGATGCAGGATTTGCTTTCTGAGACAAGTGGCGCTTATACAAATATTGGGAAATGGTACGCGGATTTAAAGCAATTCGACCAAAGTGCCGCGTATCTGGAACATGTCACCCAACAACGCGGAAGTTCTGCGGCGTTTGCCAGGTTCTTGCTGGCTATCCAGAAAAAGCGAAACGGCCAGCACGAGGAAGCGGTGCAGCTGTTCAAAGAAGCGGCTCCTCATTTACGCGGAGCAGTTGAAGTGGAGGCATGGATTCACGCAGCTAAATTATATGAACACCAGCTCGGCAATCTGGATCAGGCGATTATCATGGCAGGTTTTGCGAAAGAAGCGATCCAGCATACAAAAGTACGGAATTCGCTTATCCAGGATATCGACAAAAGGTTATTGCGTTTGGAAGGAAAAAAGCGAAAAAAACGGCCTGAAGTTGCCCAGAACTAA
- a CDS encoding DEAD/DEAH box helicase: MIRRKKLPELLKEWKTEPDMMERIEHWHTVKEKPAAYADFPADMHESLKAALRKKGIGQLYTHQRQAFDLAVSGKSFTAVTPTASGKSYCYHLPVLHKILNDPGARALYLFPTKALAQDQKSDLHDLIEKTEQDILSYTYDGDTSPAIRTKVRKAGQIVMTNPDMLHSAILPHHTKWVSLFENLHYIVIDELHTYKGVFGTHVAHVIRRLKRICEFYGSNPVFICTSATIANPKELAENLTNTEHILIDQNGAPSGKKHIIFYNPPIIHPTFGVRRSAILEVRDLATHLVKQGIQTIVFAKSRVRVEMLVTYLQAITKTKLQDESIKGYRGGYLPTERRAIEKGLRDGTIKCVVSTNALELGVDIGQLQACIMTGYPGNIASAWQQAGRAGRRQDESLVVYVAQSTALDQYIINHPEYLLDQSPEEARIHPENIIILMDHLKCASFELPFRTDDQYGEFEVQELLEYLQEQGVLVQTSDRWHWMSDRFPAHDISLRSASQENVVIIDQSVPADTRVIGEMDRFSALTLLHEEAIYLHQGTQFQVEILDWEEKKAYVREVDVDYFTDANLAIELKVMSEDKTKKLHDADVQYGDIAVLAMPTIFKKIRFDTHDNIGSGPISLPAEELHTSSTWLSFAKPDGFSDSELSDTMTGAAYAIESFIPIFVQCDRRDVHVVPQVKSTHNDMPSFFIHDSYPGGIGISERIYDLWQPLLDKAQEHVSECPCLDGCPSCIGAQDAAISMKSHVIKLLNELRKER, encoded by the coding sequence ATGATCAGAAGAAAAAAATTGCCTGAACTATTGAAAGAGTGGAAAACCGAACCGGATATGATGGAACGGATTGAGCATTGGCATACAGTCAAAGAAAAGCCGGCTGCATATGCAGATTTTCCAGCCGACATGCACGAAAGCCTGAAAGCGGCACTCCGCAAAAAAGGCATCGGCCAATTGTATACGCATCAGCGCCAGGCTTTCGATTTGGCAGTGAGCGGAAAATCATTTACTGCAGTTACTCCGACAGCGTCCGGAAAATCTTATTGCTACCATTTGCCGGTGCTTCATAAAATCCTCAACGACCCCGGAGCCCGGGCTTTATATTTATTTCCGACAAAAGCATTGGCGCAGGATCAGAAAAGCGATCTGCATGATTTGATTGAAAAAACTGAGCAGGATATTTTATCGTACACTTACGATGGCGATACTTCTCCAGCCATCCGGACGAAAGTGAGAAAAGCGGGACAGATCGTCATGACCAATCCCGATATGCTGCACTCAGCGATTTTGCCCCATCATACAAAATGGGTATCACTTTTTGAAAACCTTCATTATATAGTGATAGACGAGCTCCATACTTATAAAGGTGTTTTTGGTACACATGTTGCCCACGTAATCCGCCGCTTAAAGCGGATTTGTGAATTTTATGGCAGCAATCCGGTATTCATCTGTACATCAGCGACGATTGCCAATCCAAAAGAGCTTGCCGAGAACCTGACAAACACAGAGCATATTTTGATTGACCAAAACGGGGCGCCTTCCGGCAAAAAGCATATTATCTTCTACAATCCGCCGATTATCCATCCGACATTCGGCGTAAGGAGAAGTGCGATTTTGGAAGTCCGCGATTTGGCTACCCATCTGGTGAAACAAGGGATACAAACGATTGTTTTTGCCAAAAGCCGGGTACGGGTTGAAATGCTGGTCACTTATCTGCAAGCCATAACAAAAACCAAGCTGCAGGATGAATCGATCAAAGGCTACCGGGGAGGCTATTTGCCAACCGAACGGCGTGCTATTGAAAAAGGGCTGCGGGATGGGACGATCAAATGCGTGGTTTCGACCAATGCGCTCGAACTTGGCGTTGATATCGGCCAACTGCAGGCATGCATCATGACGGGTTATCCCGGCAATATTGCGAGCGCTTGGCAGCAGGCGGGAAGAGCGGGAAGAAGACAGGATGAATCACTTGTCGTTTATGTAGCGCAATCTACAGCGCTGGACCAGTATATTATCAATCATCCGGAATACTTGCTTGACCAGTCACCGGAAGAAGCGCGGATCCATCCGGAAAATATTATCATCCTGATGGATCATTTAAAATGCGCCTCGTTTGAATTGCCGTTCAGAACGGATGACCAATACGGTGAATTTGAAGTGCAGGAGTTGCTTGAGTATTTGCAGGAACAAGGCGTCCTGGTCCAAACTTCTGACCGCTGGCACTGGATGAGCGACCGTTTCCCGGCTCATGATATATCGCTGCGGTCAGCATCGCAGGAAAACGTCGTTATCATCGACCAGTCTGTTCCTGCCGATACGAGAGTCATCGGAGAAATGGACCGCTTCAGCGCCTTGACTTTATTGCATGAAGAAGCGATTTACCTGCATCAAGGCACTCAGTTCCAAGTCGAAATTTTGGACTGGGAAGAGAAAAAAGCCTATGTCCGCGAAGTGGACGTTGATTATTTTACCGATGCCAATCTGGCAATTGAGTTGAAAGTGATGAGTGAAGACAAAACCAAAAAATTGCATGATGCGGATGTTCAATACGGAGATATTGCTGTACTCGCCATGCCGACGATATTTAAGAAAATCCGTTTTGATACCCATGATAATATCGGCTCTGGACCGATTTCATTGCCCGCTGAGGAATTGCATACTTCTTCGACATGGCTGAGCTTTGCCAAACCCGACGGCTTTAGCGATTCGGAATTATCGGATACCATGACCGGTGCAGCTTATGCCATTGAATCGTTCATCCCGATTTTTGTGCAATGCGACCGCCGCGATGTGCATGTCGTGCCGCAAGTTAAATCGACTCATAACGACATGCCGTCATTTTTCATCCATGATTCTTATCCAGGCGGCATTGGCATCAGTGAACGGATATATGATTTATGGCAGCCGCTGTTGGATAAAGCGCAAGAGCACGTATCAGAATGTCCATGCCTGGACGGCTGTCCGTCATGCATCGGAGCCCAGGACGCGGCCATCAGCATGAAAAGCCATGTCATCAAGTTATTGAACGAGCTTCGCAAAGAGAGGTGA
- a CDS encoding YppE family protein, which produces MTVRELSSVLYDECGKCLDRFYDMRERDAVSDFYEEVKPYADYWHEKINEWQRESLLYIQQERPKYVHKPQIDNAAEGMAQFFVQSFYKETSKKRFIQTIQAAQYTLQTFMLAIDEKSEET; this is translated from the coding sequence ATGACAGTTAGAGAACTCTCTTCCGTATTATATGACGAATGCGGAAAATGCCTGGACCGTTTTTACGATATGCGTGAGCGGGATGCGGTTTCGGACTTTTATGAAGAAGTAAAACCATACGCAGATTATTGGCACGAAAAGATAAATGAATGGCAACGGGAATCCCTGTTGTACATTCAGCAAGAACGCCCTAAATATGTACACAAACCACAGATCGATAATGCCGCTGAAGGGATGGCGCAGTTTTTTGTGCAAAGTTTCTATAAAGAGACCAGCAAGAAGCGCTTTATCCAGACCATTCAAGCTGCACAGTATACGCTGCAAACCTTTATGCTGGCAATCGACGAAAAGAGCGAAGAAACATGA
- the recU gene encoding Holliday junction resolvase RecU, protein MAINYPNGKKFVPPKEKTVKKKKKDFSFSNRGKTLEDELNETNDYYLQLGLAVIHKKPVPVQVVKVEYPSRSAAVIREAYFRTPSTTDYNGVWNGRYVDFEAKETENKTSFPLKNIHDHQIHHMSQVVKHRGLAFLIIRFSSLQRYFIMRFEALEVFWNRMLTGGRKSIALEEIEGTAVEIMPGAFPRIDYLPALQKL, encoded by the coding sequence ATGGCAATTAATTATCCAAATGGCAAAAAGTTCGTTCCTCCAAAAGAAAAAACCGTGAAAAAGAAGAAAAAAGATTTTTCTTTTAGTAATCGGGGTAAAACACTGGAGGATGAACTGAACGAAACCAATGATTATTACCTGCAATTAGGTCTTGCAGTTATCCACAAAAAACCGGTCCCTGTCCAAGTCGTTAAAGTTGAATATCCTTCAAGAAGCGCCGCCGTTATTCGCGAAGCTTATTTCAGAACTCCGTCGACCACTGACTATAACGGAGTATGGAATGGAAGATATGTCGATTTTGAAGCTAAAGAAACGGAGAACAAAACATCTTTTCCATTGAAAAACATACATGACCACCAAATTCATCACATGTCCCAAGTGGTCAAGCATCGAGGATTGGCGTTTCTGATCATCCGTTTTTCTTCCCTTCAGCGGTATTTTATCATGCGTTTTGAAGCACTCGAAGTGTTTTGGAATCGGATGCTCACCGGGGGCCGGAAATCGATAGCGTTAGAGGAAATCGAGGGAACAGCAGTTGAAATAATGCCAGGAGCTTTTCCGCGCATTGATTATTTGCCCGCCCTGCAAAAGCTTTAA